The Paenibacillus dendritiformis region TGGACGTCATGAACGCCGAGCAAGCGAAGATTGCGGAAGCGGCCGGCGCTACGGCAGTCATGGCGCTGGAGCGCGTTCCATCGGACATCCGCGCCGCAGGCGGCGTCGCACGGATGGCGGATCCTACGATTGTAGAGGAAGTCATGAAGGTTGTCTCCATCCCTGTTATGGCGAAGGCCCGCATTGGCCATTACGTAGAAGCCAAAGTGTTGGAATCGCTTGGCGTTGACTATATTGACGAATCCGAGGTATTGACTCCAGCGGATGAAGTGTATCACATTGACAAGCAAGCGTTCACGGTGCCTTTCGTCTGCGGAGCGAAGGATCTGGGCGAAGCGCTGCGCCGCATCGGCGAAGGGGCGGCCATGATTCGCACGAAGGGTGAACCAGGAACGGGGAACATCGTAGAAGCCGTGCGTCATATGCGCTTTATTAACAGCCAGATTCGCAAAGTTCAAAATTTGTCGAAGGACGAGTTGTATGCGGAAGCGAAAAATCTGGGCGTGTCCTACGAGCTCCTGCTTGAGGTGCATGAGAACGGCAAGCT contains the following coding sequences:
- the pdxS gene encoding pyridoxal 5'-phosphate synthase lyase subunit PdxS — encoded protein: MMETGTARVKRGMAEMQKGGVIMDVMNAEQAKIAEAAGATAVMALERVPSDIRAAGGVARMADPTIVEEVMKVVSIPVMAKARIGHYVEAKVLESLGVDYIDESEVLTPADEVYHIDKQAFTVPFVCGAKDLGEALRRIGEGAAMIRTKGEPGTGNIVEAVRHMRFINSQIRKVQNLSKDELYAEAKNLGVSYELLLEVHENGKLPVVNFAAGGVATPADAALMMHLGADGVFVGSGIFKSDSPEKFARAIVEATTHFEDFALIAEVSKNLGTPMKGIEISKLAPSERMQDRGW